In Spiroplasma litorale, a single genomic region encodes these proteins:
- a CDS encoding vWA domain-containing protein, whose amino-acid sequence MKFDSEIPMSEINKEIEKLRQKDLHNSDFLMFKKQNEFAAEQLDDKINNFYSASNLSTIKQIKLPEPIRKEIIYYNYISDKFDEVSFANNLSLLKSKLIEFDSPFSTYIDTMEWKIENGYFELKGRDWLTEFFRTWTFMLTKRILDFRMKAVEDLRYNYLVEVYSIIKNYGRYAKIYKTMYDVFGKLANIEDELKNQNIESISRFAEFLYKDPSILRIAELLGRLNGEDDLMEKNITEQIVTYPTYKKLPYNPEEIVGLTTSKDIERLLPMEFASLFDEDFEIVFFKKYIESQLQTFLFESNERVIEHDIEEVEYEAPIPLEQGKFIICIDTSGSMEGAGEYISKALALAVSKVALKEERDLLFINFANEYVDEFSINAKHLNIKKLLDFLSKSFYGRTNSKKAFLKMVEKMHTEEFRRADLIMISDFMMDSPPNSIRKKIAELKENYNRFHSLVVGTMPNVETQEVFDNVMYYDPNDPYATTQIVKSLNDTLRDLRELKDEEVAFRDEQFAKLNAVRDKKRFREVQKESPKFKKLEEKKRKLKELENEA is encoded by the coding sequence ATGAAATTTGATTCTGAAATCCCAATGAGTGAAATTAACAAAGAAATTGAAAAATTACGTCAAAAAGATTTACACAATAGTGATTTTTTAATGTTTAAAAAGCAAAATGAATTTGCTGCCGAACAATTAGATGATAAAATTAATAATTTTTATAGCGCTTCAAACTTATCAACCATTAAACAAATTAAATTACCCGAACCAATAAGAAAAGAAATTATTTATTATAACTATATTTCTGATAAATTTGATGAAGTTAGCTTCGCAAATAACTTAAGTTTATTAAAGAGTAAATTAATTGAGTTCGATTCACCTTTTTCAACTTATATTGATACAATGGAATGAAAAATAGAAAATGGTTATTTTGAGTTAAAAGGAAGAGATTGATTAACTGAGTTTTTTAGAACTTGGACTTTTATGCTTACTAAAAGAATCCTAGATTTTAGAATGAAAGCAGTAGAAGATTTAAGATATAACTATTTAGTTGAAGTTTATTCAATTATAAAAAACTATGGGCGATATGCAAAAATTTATAAAACAATGTATGACGTTTTTGGAAAGTTAGCTAATATTGAAGATGAACTTAAAAATCAAAATATTGAATCAATATCTAGGTTTGCTGAATTTTTATATAAAGATCCATCGATATTAAGAATTGCAGAACTTTTAGGTCGTTTAAATGGTGAAGATGACTTAATGGAAAAAAACATAACAGAACAAATCGTAACTTATCCAACATATAAAAAACTACCATATAACCCTGAAGAAATAGTTGGTCTAACAACTTCAAAAGACATTGAAAGATTATTACCAATGGAATTTGCAAGTTTATTTGATGAAGATTTTGAAATTGTTTTTTTTAAAAAGTATATAGAATCACAATTACAAACTTTTTTATTTGAATCTAACGAAAGAGTTATTGAGCATGATATTGAAGAAGTCGAATACGAGGCTCCTATACCCTTAGAACAAGGTAAATTTATAATTTGCATCGATACATCAGGTTCAATGGAAGGTGCTGGTGAATATATTTCAAAAGCACTTGCATTAGCTGTTTCAAAAGTTGCATTAAAAGAAGAAAGAGATCTTTTATTTATAAATTTTGCAAATGAATATGTTGATGAATTTAGTATTAATGCAAAGCATTTAAATATTAAAAAATTACTAGACTTTTTATCTAAATCTTTTTATGGTAGAACCAATTCAAAAAAAGCATTTTTAAAAATGGTTGAAAAAATGCATACAGAAGAATTTAGAAGAGCTGACTTAATAATGATTTCAGATTTTATGATGGATTCGCCACCAAATTCAATAAGAAAAAAAATTGCAGAGCTTAAAGAAAATTATAATAGGTTTCATTCATTAGTTGTTGGCACAATGCCGAATGTTGAAACTCAAGAAGTTTTTGATAATGTTATGTATTATGACCCTAATGATCCATATGCTACAACACAAATTGTTAAATCACTAAATGATACTTTAAGAGATTTAAGGGAACTTAAAGATGAAGAGGTTGCATTCAGGGATGAACAATTTGCAAAACTAAATGCTGTTAGAGACAAAAAAAGGTTTAGAGAAGTTCAAAAAGAATCACCAAAATTTAAAAAACTAGAAGAGAAAAAACGTAAGTTAAAAGAGCTTGAAAATGAAGCATAG
- the fib gene encoding cytoskeletal motor fibril protein Fib, with product MIGIVSTAYFTVKDRPGIKTVKKYWWRNVVIQHLKFRGKAFIIATTGYGKANAAMVITYLMEEYPSLETVVNVDLALSTNDKFDTTDTVLATKFIYRDADLTVFKDIKYGQIVHEPEAFSFNTEFVNQVKNFKLGVSDGIVGTADMLIYNSKQFKEMVDKYGQTIDVIDTEAGAIAQVTKKSSVNFIALKIMYNNALSPWDNDPLHKFKIYETTNTLKYLLARLFNLLSSRLVLDFTKNNNDELEIINELFELSHDAWPKMFKKNVVKLVSGLGPSLMLIDKKGVTPEALDIVEVMKKKIEDEGPSKIILGEDEWKNAPKKWLRKLMFLQNIHVNDDELLWNKSAKYDLQTEKMFSIEELAKQIAKVIADRSQDKSSYTYDGGTVIKKHLLVALDASISFYITHNETHEFVETASQGSQLVANEFMKFLNEQLAEVESPFSKIVIYIKIPAMGAAKLPVYITTKNKVNTPISFSGYSQKDQKVYTVVDITRNDYDPLKVGSFKVTIRLKNDK from the coding sequence ATGATTGGTATTGTTTCAACAGCATACTTCACAGTAAAAGACCGTCCAGGTATTAAAACAGTGAAAAAATATTGATGGCGTAATGTGGTTATTCAACATCTGAAATTTAGAGGAAAAGCATTTATTATAGCTACTACAGGATATGGTAAAGCCAATGCTGCTATGGTAATTACTTATTTGATGGAAGAATATCCAAGTCTTGAAACAGTTGTTAATGTTGACTTAGCTTTATCTACAAATGATAAGTTTGATACAACAGACACAGTTCTAGCAACTAAGTTTATTTATAGAGACGCTGATTTAACTGTTTTTAAAGATATAAAATATGGACAAATCGTACATGAACCAGAAGCATTTTCATTTAATACTGAATTTGTAAACCAAGTTAAGAATTTTAAATTAGGTGTTTCTGATGGAATTGTTGGTACAGCAGATATGCTTATCTATAATTCAAAACAATTTAAAGAAATGGTTGATAAATACGGTCAAACAATTGACGTAATTGATACAGAAGCAGGAGCAATTGCTCAGGTTACTAAAAAATCAAGTGTTAACTTTATTGCTTTAAAAATTATGTATAACAATGCATTATCTCCATGAGATAATGATCCACTACATAAATTTAAAATTTATGAAACTACTAACACTTTAAAATATCTTTTAGCAAGATTGTTTAACTTACTTTCATCAAGACTTGTTTTAGATTTTACAAAAAACAACAATGATGAATTAGAAATTATTAACGAATTATTTGAATTAAGTCATGACGCTTGACCAAAAATGTTCAAGAAAAACGTTGTTAAACTTGTTTCAGGTTTAGGACCTTCATTGATGTTAATTGATAAAAAAGGAGTTACTCCTGAAGCTCTTGACATTGTTGAAGTAATGAAGAAAAAAATTGAAGACGAAGGACCAAGTAAAATTATTCTTGGAGAAGATGAATGAAAAAACGCTCCAAAAAAATGATTACGTAAATTAATGTTCTTACAAAATATTCATGTTAATGATGATGAATTATTGTGAAATAAATCAGCTAAATATGATTTACAAACTGAAAAAATGTTTTCAATTGAAGAACTTGCAAAACAAATTGCAAAAGTAATTGCAGATCGTTCACAAGATAAATCATCATATACTTATGATGGTGGAACAGTTATTAAAAAACACTTACTTGTAGCATTGGATGCTTCTATATCATTCTACATTACTCATAATGAAACACATGAGTTTGTAGAAACTGCAAGTCAAGGTTCACAATTAGTAGCAAATGAATTTATGAAATTCTTAAACGAACAATTAGCAGAAGTTGAATCACCATTTTCAAAAATAGTGATTTATATTAAAATACCAGCAATGGGAGCTGCTAAACTACCTGTATATATAACTACAAAAAATAAAGTAAACACTCCTATTTCATTCAGTGGTTACTCACAAAAAGATCAAAAAGTATATACAGTTGTTGATATTACTAGAAATGATTACGACCCATTAAAAGTTGGATCATTTAAAGTAACAATTCGTTTAAAAAACGATAAATAA
- a CDS encoding YitT family protein: MKTPKKIISKLNKVEENMGIDTLNKDETEVTVDYNNQDNEVTVEETITPIIKKKIDKKVVKTLLKKDDQEQLFYIENKIISKKEQTLLVQEYFKKKFWKELLLLMLSSLLITIAFDYFVTPTGRTGLFPAGIGAMARWFSILTFPIDRQMQGSFYFIYYFSINIPLFIFGYIKLGKNLLIQHYYL, from the coding sequence TTGAAAACGCCAAAAAAAATAATTAGTAAATTAAACAAGGTTGAGGAAAATATGGGAATAGATACATTAAATAAGGATGAAACAGAAGTAACTGTTGATTATAATAATCAAGATAATGAAGTTACTGTTGAAGAAACAATAACTCCAATTATAAAGAAAAAAATAGATAAAAAGGTAGTTAAAACATTACTAAAAAAAGATGATCAAGAACAATTGTTTTATATTGAAAATAAAATAATATCAAAAAAAGAACAAACATTGCTTGTTCAAGAATATTTTAAGAAAAAGTTTTGAAAAGAACTTTTGTTATTAATGCTTTCATCTTTATTGATTACAATTGCATTCGACTATTTTGTAACTCCAACAGGTAGAACAGGACTTTTTCCTGCTGGAATTGGAGCTATGGCAAGATGATTTTCTATTTTAACTTTCCCAATAGATAGACAAATGCAAGGTTCATTTTACTTTATATATTATTTTTCAATAAATATACCTTTATTTATTTTTGGATACATTAAGTTAGGAAAAAATTTACTTATACAACATTATTATTTATAA
- a CDS encoding YitT family protein has protein sequence MAFDQFFQNMPYINPLEFNFIVNFYEVNSLPGAFNTSIWLFIFAVIAGSILGVAYSIVYRIGSSTGGSDFLTIYYSNKTNKSIGSINRNVNLIILGTIIVLNTIILPVSLINSDIKMSVLKGVGVEEAYNSGLLEQMWNFAKAANNERPDYNMTNILNNFNSPLNLMDKNTYDYLVEYICKNKFDGDLSAGLVAKMKVLFIFGPSLFSSIVLVLTAGITTNTMYPKFKIRTFMMATNKPKDINKLLVEKGYQNDILNWDATNRISGNYLHRSVVMVAMTVLNWHQIEREVFLKDPEIKVTILKTKKVKGIFKYDIKNNEQRDTVMHKVRNNEKELEKIKQIAIVRLNKENEKLNKRLNKKTGKSKKQQN, from the coding sequence ATTGCATTTGACCAGTTTTTCCAAAATATGCCATATATTAACCCCTTAGAGTTTAATTTTATTGTTAATTTTTATGAGGTAAATAGTCTTCCGGGTGCATTCAATACATCAATTTGACTGTTTATATTTGCTGTAATTGCTGGTTCAATACTTGGTGTTGCATACTCAATTGTATACAGAATTGGTTCATCAACTGGTGGTAGTGATTTTTTAACAATTTATTATTCAAATAAAACAAATAAATCTATAGGTTCGATAAATAGAAATGTTAACTTAATAATTTTAGGAACAATTATTGTCTTAAATACAATAATTTTACCAGTATCGTTAATTAACAGTGATATTAAAATGAGTGTTTTAAAAGGGGTTGGAGTTGAAGAAGCCTATAATTCTGGTCTACTAGAGCAAATGTGAAATTTTGCAAAAGCAGCTAACAATGAAAGACCAGATTATAATATGACAAATATATTAAATAATTTCAATTCACCATTAAATTTAATGGATAAAAATACCTATGATTATTTAGTTGAGTATATATGTAAAAATAAGTTTGATGGTGATTTATCAGCCGGATTAGTTGCTAAAATGAAGGTTTTATTCATATTTGGTCCTTCTTTATTTTCATCAATTGTGCTTGTTTTAACAGCAGGTATAACAACTAATACTATGTATCCAAAATTTAAAATAAGAACTTTTATGATGGCAACTAATAAACCCAAAGACATCAATAAGCTTTTGGTTGAAAAAGGTTATCAAAATGACATATTGAACTGAGATGCAACAAACAGAATAAGTGGAAATTATTTGCATAGAAGTGTAGTGATGGTTGCGATGACGGTTTTAAACTGACACCAAATTGAGAGAGAAGTTTTTTTAAAGGACCCTGAAATAAAAGTGACAATATTAAAAACTAAAAAAGTTAAGGGTATTTTTAAATATGATATTAAAAATAACGAACAAAGAGATACTGTTATGCATAAAGTAAGAAATAATGAAAAAGAGCTTGAAAAAATTAAACAAATTGCCATAGTTAGATTAAATAAAGAAAATGAAAAGTTAAATAAAAGATTAAACAAAAAAACTGGAAAATCTAAAAAGCAACAAAACTAA
- a CDS encoding protein translocase SecDF, variant type, producing MSKKNKKKSIKKSSIFKFFSIFIILSSLIVGLFFSSTAFADNYKLGSDFKGYYSALVSVDNNNNEKNSDNQPNGDAKEGAKVLNDRLNPMGSNQIIIETAGKNFLKVMSPIDIYESETVFANQIQRNGGIVLLNSDNKDIQLSGEDDKVTRKGINEYFKSASATTITGRTSKEPAISYELNGDSFSSLFPSDENNASPLNLKIMIDADGFFNDIRNFYKLISGDKKDRVNAFFDYIIDPLRTKYKGSDDDTKAILYDLFYGKWKSETSGGISDFRYGSLMNDTEITRTSFVNEIVDSFTYESDTSKYVYDANAKTEDFTTDEGQYKNKIKIYKEGQGHNLVDFKRIDSAFGLLTSNLVSFYNDNKATIQNKQKKYYTTMESYFLFSGSIIKNGSEGNDGYIKDNNLYTKVENDSKARIGASLFNSSGKGYVFKVNSVATHKAAVTNIMLIIGIVFIAIVTLSLIIYMCFFYRILGLFAMIITLSIIGITLVTLTMWFGLTIGPETIIALFIITAINVEIFTMIFENMKESYFLKQRGIKTSFNISFKENISLMLDILVSLLIPAISMFWITSNTIQSFAIILTIGSLASVLLSVLIGLILFKVTVHTNLMSKFQNLFALNTTSTNYSFSTLFLNIKINNIKSKIEKNINKNNESSNITLNEKLKLLEKKLDDNILKKEEKAKIKNDKKINKINLKLDKLKVKINKLDKEKNAYRYQKIEFKIKDLNYLLGNENIDILDNQNDVIVTSTKEKIKIKSSEKIIYTGFKAIPLISLIFIILSIALGFLIGVKYDNTFGGRTEYTLWGDRIDTVYDQFSNSDFDEAPSNLKDKVNSLIKEYEDYKSESHSNDEKTFKKTEVVSEFLNYSFLNESVVNFFANAASTKQYKNTSFDVTNGTSFAYKNDNTNQQNNVNWITLSVFTTDNTQSSIIKRFFSSLYVSKEDESTQDSGFITKRIAPSTMLDLTIQLAYSVLAIVLALIIYIIIRFKWTYYVAMAIGIVLVPLVLSAVIIALQIPLGSLTIIGITVSIIFAITTCFAIFGKVRGLISSKNEKSLFTYFSKEVEYAYQIRDKKRQINHEIFLEKQAIKIKLSEKENTREEMRELNLQFNKFVYEKKLEYKKFARENKELIYKVAKENNYLSEVLAKTFKFGIKRFMLVSLLFLSLSLLLIIAINPIIYFGISIILGVVLANLFVLFVSLPIFIFLEKWRIRNNLARKRFINKLVVTNEEQIIEGIND from the coding sequence GTGAGTAAAAAGAATAAGAAAAAAAGTATTAAAAAATCATCAATATTTAAGTTTTTTTCTATCTTTATTATATTAAGTTCATTAATTGTTGGTTTATTTTTCTCGTCAACAGCTTTTGCTGATAATTATAAATTAGGCTCAGATTTTAAAGGATACTATTCGGCTCTTGTTAGTGTGGACAATAATAATAATGAAAAAAATAGTGATAATCAACCAAATGGTGATGCTAAAGAGGGTGCAAAAGTACTTAATGATAGACTTAACCCAATGGGTAGCAATCAAATAATTATTGAAACAGCAGGAAAAAACTTTTTAAAAGTTATGTCTCCAATTGACATATATGAAAGTGAGACTGTTTTTGCCAACCAAATTCAAAGAAATGGTGGTATAGTTCTTTTAAATAGTGATAACAAAGATATCCAATTATCTGGTGAAGATGATAAAGTAACAAGAAAAGGAATAAATGAGTATTTTAAATCTGCATCTGCAACAACTATAACTGGTAGAACTTCAAAAGAACCTGCAATTTCTTATGAATTAAATGGTGATAGTTTTTCATCTTTATTTCCTTCTGATGAAAATAATGCATCTCCACTTAATTTAAAAATCATGATTGATGCAGATGGTTTTTTCAATGACATTAGAAACTTTTATAAACTAATATCAGGTGATAAAAAAGACCGTGTTAATGCGTTTTTTGATTATATAATAGACCCTTTAAGAACAAAATATAAAGGTAGTGATGATGATACAAAAGCTATATTATATGATTTATTTTATGGTAAATGAAAATCTGAAACTTCTGGTGGTATTTCAGATTTTCGTTACGGATCTTTAATGAACGATACAGAAATTACTAGAACAAGTTTTGTGAATGAAATAGTTGACTCATTTACTTACGAATCAGACACTTCTAAATATGTTTATGATGCAAATGCAAAAACTGAAGATTTTACAACTGATGAAGGACAATATAAAAATAAAATTAAAATTTATAAAGAGGGTCAAGGTCATAATTTAGTTGATTTTAAAAGAATTGACAGCGCTTTTGGTTTGTTAACTTCAAATTTAGTTAGCTTCTACAACGATAATAAAGCAACAATTCAAAATAAACAAAAAAAATACTATACAACAATGGAAAGTTACTTTTTATTTAGTGGTTCTATTATTAAAAATGGTTCTGAAGGTAATGACGGATATATAAAAGATAATAATTTATATACAAAAGTTGAAAATGATTCTAAAGCAAGAATTGGTGCATCATTATTCAATAGTTCAGGTAAAGGTTATGTATTTAAAGTTAATAGTGTTGCAACCCATAAAGCAGCAGTTACTAACATAATGCTAATAATTGGTATTGTTTTTATAGCAATTGTAACTTTATCTTTAATTATATACATGTGTTTCTTCTATAGAATTCTTGGGCTTTTTGCAATGATAATAACTTTATCAATAATAGGAATCACATTAGTAACTTTAACAATGTGATTTGGATTAACAATTGGTCCTGAAACAATAATCGCTTTATTTATTATTACAGCAATTAATGTCGAAATATTCACGATGATATTTGAAAATATGAAAGAGAGTTACTTCTTAAAACAAAGAGGTATAAAAACTAGTTTTAATATTTCATTTAAAGAGAATATTTCTTTAATGCTTGATATTTTAGTTTCATTACTTATACCAGCAATAAGTATGTTTTGAATAACTTCAAATACAATTCAATCATTTGCAATTATCTTGACAATCGGTAGCTTAGCATCAGTTCTTTTAAGCGTTTTAATTGGTTTGATATTATTTAAAGTAACAGTCCATACAAATTTAATGTCTAAATTCCAAAATTTATTTGCATTAAATACAACTTCAACAAATTATAGTTTTTCAACTTTATTTTTAAATATTAAAATAAACAACATTAAATCTAAAATTGAAAAAAATATAAATAAAAATAATGAGTCAAGTAATATTACATTAAATGAAAAATTAAAATTACTAGAAAAAAAACTTGATGATAATATTCTGAAAAAAGAAGAAAAAGCAAAAATAAAAAATGATAAAAAAATAAATAAAATCAACCTTAAATTGGATAAATTAAAGGTTAAAATAAATAAACTAGACAAAGAAAAAAATGCTTATAGATATCAAAAAATTGAATTCAAAATTAAAGATCTAAATTATCTTTTAGGTAATGAAAATATTGATATTCTTGATAATCAAAATGATGTTATAGTAACTTCTACAAAAGAAAAAATAAAAATCAAGTCTTCAGAAAAAATAATTTACACAGGTTTTAAAGCCATACCTTTAATCTCATTGATTTTTATAATTTTATCAATCGCTCTTGGTTTTTTAATAGGTGTAAAATATGATAATACTTTTGGTGGAAGAACTGAATATACCCTTTGAGGTGACAGAATTGATACTGTTTATGATCAATTCTCGAATAGCGATTTCGATGAAGCACCATCAAATTTAAAAGATAAAGTAAATTCATTAATTAAAGAATATGAAGATTATAAAAGTGAAAGTCATTCAAATGATGAAAAAACTTTCAAAAAAACAGAAGTTGTTAGCGAATTTTTAAATTACTCATTCCTAAATGAAAGTGTTGTTAACTTCTTTGCTAATGCAGCTTCTACAAAACAATATAAAAATACAAGTTTTGATGTAACAAACGGTACTTCATTCGCATACAAAAATGATAATACTAATCAACAAAATAATGTTAATTGAATTACCTTGAGTGTATTTACAACAGATAATACTCAGTCTTCAATTATTAAAAGATTTTTTAGTAGTTTGTATGTTTCAAAAGAAGATGAATCAACTCAAGATTCAGGATTTATTACAAAACGTATTGCGCCATCAACAATGCTTGATCTAACAATACAACTTGCTTATAGTGTTTTAGCAATTGTACTAGCATTGATAATATATATAATTATTAGATTTAAATGAACTTACTATGTTGCAATGGCAATTGGTATTGTCTTAGTTCCTTTAGTTTTAAGTGCGGTTATAATAGCACTTCAAATACCTTTGGGTAGTTTAACAATTATTGGAATCACTGTATCTATTATCTTTGCAATTACAACATGTTTTGCAATTTTTGGAAAAGTTAGAGGTTTAATATCTTCTAAAAATGAAAAATCTTTATTTACATACTTTAGCAAAGAAGTTGAGTATGCCTACCAAATTAGAGATAAAAAAAGACAAATAAACCATGAAATATTTTTAGAAAAACAAGCAATTAAAATTAAATTAAGTGAAAAAGAGAATACTCGTGAAGAGATGAGAGAACTTAATTTACAGTTTAATAAGTTTGTTTATGAAAAAAAATTAGAATACAAAAAATTTGCACGTGAAAATAAAGAATTAATTTATAAAGTTGCAAAAGAAAATAATTATTTGTCAGAAGTATTAGCAAAAACTTTCAAATTTGGTATTAAAAGATTTATGTTAGTTTCATTACTATTTTTATCACTATCTTTATTATTGATAATCGCAATTAATCCAATAATTTATTTTGGAATATCAATAATTTTAGGAGTTGTATTAGCAAATCTGTTTGTATTATTTGTTTCACTACCAATATTTATTTTCTTAGAAAAATGAAGAATTAGAAATAATCTTGCAAGAAAAAGATTTATTAATAAGTTAGTGGTTACAAACGAAGAACAAATAATTGAAGGTATTAATGATTAA
- a CDS encoding adenine phosphoribosyltransferase, whose product MDLKEYVIEINDYPIQGVNFKDITPLLKNSQSFKYAVDKMSEYVKKVGATIIVAPEARGFLFASAVAYASNCGFVIIRKPNKLPREVYEASYELEYGVNNLQIHQTDLKKEDKVVIIDDVLATGGTIHAIIELINKSGASICGMAFLADLTYLHEDELFSEYNKLSLIHY is encoded by the coding sequence ATGGATCTAAAAGAATATGTAATTGAAATAAATGATTATCCAATTCAAGGTGTAAATTTTAAAGATATCACACCACTATTAAAAAATTCTCAGTCATTTAAATATGCAGTTGATAAGATGTCTGAATATGTTAAAAAAGTTGGAGCAACAATAATAGTGGCTCCTGAAGCAAGAGGTTTCTTATTTGCTTCTGCAGTTGCTTATGCTTCCAATTGTGGTTTTGTAATTATTAGAAAACCAAATAAGTTACCAAGAGAAGTATATGAAGCATCATATGAACTTGAGTATGGGGTGAACAATCTTCAAATCCACCAAACAGATTTAAAAAAAGAAGACAAAGTTGTAATAATTGATGATGTATTAGCAACTGGTGGTACAATTCATGCAATAATTGAATTAATTAATAAAAGTGGTGCAAGCATTTGTGGGATGGCTTTTTTAGCAGATTTAACATATTTGCACGAAGATGAATTATTCTCAGAATACAATAAATTAAGCCTTATACACTATTAA
- a CDS encoding IS3 family transposase: MAKQWTKNEKLYIINESKKIGILNAALKFDISTSTIKRWKSEVKVKGESALEWGSGTQAKGNIKKFKSHDWIFKEPDDMSIEELREALKLERALKKHLAKTTKEKYFAIFNVKRMFSLKLSCLYLKVSRYGYLKWLKNGKPKYKNYNRILAIKIRCLFYLFKKRYCYNMITLFLNKYFKERLNPWVVYRYMKIMSLKAAKKKKVPNYDKSGPLRFENLLNRNFKSKNINEKWVTDVTYIKTINGNVYLSVIKDLFNSEIIDWKLSVSPNNKLCHTNLISAIKKRGAPKIIHSDQGSPYTNETWERLCKTNNINISMSRRGNSPDNGACESFFGTFKNECIYTYKVKELHHSNIYKIISDYIEFYNYVRPSLKHKKTPYEIRMEKVSF, from the coding sequence ATGGCAAAACAATGAACAAAAAACGAAAAACTTTATATAATTAATGAATCAAAAAAAATTGGTATTTTAAATGCGGCATTAAAGTTTGATATTAGTACTAGCACAATTAAAAGATGAAAATCAGAGGTGAAAGTTAAAGGTGAAAGCGCTCTTGAATGAGGTAGCGGAACACAAGCAAAAGGAAATATCAAAAAATTTAAATCTCATGATTGAATTTTTAAAGAACCTGATGATATGAGCATTGAAGAATTAAGAGAGGCTTTGAAACTGGAAAGAGCTTTAAAAAAGCATTTGGCGAAGACAACTAAGGAAAAGTACTTCGCCATTTTTAATGTTAAAAGAATGTTTTCTTTGAAATTATCTTGTTTATATTTAAAAGTTTCAAGGTATGGATATTTAAAATGACTTAAAAACGGAAAACCAAAGTATAAAAATTATAATAGAATTTTAGCAATTAAGATAAGATGCCTTTTTTACTTGTTTAAAAAAAGATATTGTTATAATATGATAACTTTATTTTTAAACAAATACTTTAAAGAAAGATTAAACCCTTGAGTTGTTTATAGATATATGAAAATAATGAGTTTAAAAGCAGCAAAGAAAAAGAAAGTTCCAAACTATGATAAATCAGGTCCATTAAGATTTGAAAATCTACTAAATAGAAACTTTAAATCTAAAAATATAAATGAAAAATGAGTAACAGATGTAACTTATATAAAAACTATTAATGGAAACGTATATCTATCTGTTATAAAGGATTTGTTTAATTCAGAAATTATTGATTGAAAGTTATCGGTTAGTCCTAATAATAAATTATGTCATACAAATTTAATAAGCGCCATTAAAAAAAGAGGTGCACCAAAGATAATCCACTCAGATCAAGGATCACCATATACAAATGAAACTTGAGAAAGATTATGTAAAACTAATAATATAAATATTTCTATGTCACGAAGAGGAAATTCACCAGATAATGGTGCTTGTGAGTCTTTTTTTGGAACTTTTAAAAATGAATGTATATATACATATAAAGTAAAAGAACTACATCATTCAAATATTTATAAAATTATCTCGGACTATATAGAGTTTTATAATTATGTTAGACCTTCATTAAAACATAAAAAAACTCCATACGAAATTCGTATGGAGAAAGTATCTTTTTAA